From the genome of Papaver somniferum cultivar HN1 chromosome 2, ASM357369v1, whole genome shotgun sequence, one region includes:
- the LOC113353279 gene encoding H/ACA ribonucleoprotein complex subunit 3-like protein, which translates to MYLQYYINDNGDKVYTVKKESPLGKATESAHPARFSPDDKYSRQRVLLKKRFGLLPTQKPAPKY; encoded by the exons ATGTATCTTCAGTACTACATCAATGACAACGGTGACAAGGTTTACACTGTTAAG AAAGAATCACCGCTTGGAAAGGCAACAGAATCTGCTCATCCAG CTCGGTTCTCCCCAGATGACAAATACTCCAGgcagagagttcttttgaaaaaGCGATTCGGATTGTTGCCAACTCAGAAGCCAGCACCCAAGTATTAG